In Sulfolobales archaeon, the DNA window TAAGGTTGCTAGATATCTATCGAAGAACGGGCTTAAGGTTCTAGTAGTAGCTGGAGACACATTCAGAGCTGGTGCTCAGGAGCAGCTCGCCATACACTGCTCAAGGCTAGGCATACCTCTTTTCAGGGGCAAATACGGATCCGATCCAGGGGCTGTTGTCTTCGATGCTATAAGGCATGCGGAGAAAAGTGGGTATGATGTTGTGCTCATAGATACTGCTGGGAGGCAGCATACAGATAGAGATCTTATGGAGGAGATCAAGAAGATCATAAGGATCTCAAGGCCAGATCTTAGGGTTCTAGTGCTAGACTCACTAACAGGGAACGATGCTGTGAACCAGGCTAGGGAGTTTGATAAACATGTTGGAGTAGATATAGCTATATTGACAAAGCTAGATGCAAATGCCACGGGAGGATCTGCGATAAGCATTATAGCCTCTATAGGGAAGCCAATAGCCTTTATAGGTGTTGGCCAGGGATATGATGATCTGAGGAGATATGATCCTGAGGAGATATTATCTAAGATCTTCTCTACTGAAGAGTAGATAGCTAGAGGATCAATAGATCTCTTGGGGGGAGGTGTTTACAGACCTTCTCCAAACCGATCCTTGATAGGGGTTTGGTTAGGTGCTTCATATTCCTGGGCGGAGGCTTATATATACCCTCCGAGATCCTCCTATCAAGCTTAACAGCTATCTTAGAAGCCCTAGGATCTCTATATCCGCATCTCCTACACCTATACCCCTTCCCCCTCCCCATGCTCTCCATGCTAGAACCGCATCTAGGGCATCTTGGAGGCATCTCTATATATTGATCTGAGAGTCTCAGTACCTTTAGATACTCGGCATTTATAACAGGAGACTCTCCATCATCTTTGATCCATGGTTTAACAGATCCACCAACAGCTATTAGATCGCCGGGGGCAAGTGATCTGGCAACTTTGTTTGCCTCGCCAGCCTCTCTATATATTGCTACATCTATCTCAGAAGATCCATCGGAGATCCTGAGGATCACATCGCCACCCCTTAGAACCCTTGGAGGATCTATAACCCTTCCCCTGAACAACCCTGTTCTATAGAATTTAGCATCAGCTATAGATCTCGGTATTAGATGCTGATCAGTAGCCTGATTTGTTCGAAAAACCGCATAGCCAGAGATATTTTCTGGCTTAAGTATGTTGAAGGCCTTCACAAGGATCTCCGGGGATTCCCCTCTTATGCCGAGGGCTACTGGTGCGCCTGTAGATGGCTTTATAAGGGGCTTGCCCGTCTCAGGATCTATGTTATTGAATGTTAAAGGCCTTGTCTCAATATCCATCTTAGCCAGCCTCTCAGGATCTATATATACGTTTTCAACATTATCTGAGTAGGCT includes these proteins:
- the ftsY gene encoding signal recognition particle-docking protein FtsY — protein: MFKALKNIFSSIKSSIAKGISEAIGSIATKEIRYEDVLKVSEELIIKLVEADVAYEVAEEIIRGVAKRLDGTRIGRFEDLEVFVGEKLRETIRDILRRGVWEGDLISMARSKKPFKIVFMGVNGVGKTTTIAKVARYLSKNGLKVLVVAGDTFRAGAQEQLAIHCSRLGIPLFRGKYGSDPGAVVFDAIRHAEKSGYDVVLIDTAGRQHTDRDLMEEIKKIIRISRPDLRVLVLDSLTGNDAVNQAREFDKHVGVDIAILTKLDANATGGSAISIIASIGKPIAFIGVGQGYDDLRRYDPEEILSKIFSTEE
- a CDS encoding tRNA(Ile)(2)-agmatinylcytidine synthase, coding for MENHVDLYELHIGVDDLDTFGWGCTTYYIYSLLKEIKRSSVGSRLRFLDYPLLTRLNPAIPLRTRGNGALSIHVAGEENDLREVVEIATSLLDSRTMPGREPGVISLIGRMPLTIARKIYIDLLTDIAEISYIERVIEKIGGRIHIAGKGVIGALGSISHYYIEGDCTYEIIAYSDNVENVYIDPERLAKMDIETRPLTFNNIDPETGKPLIKPSTGAPVALGIRGESPEILVKAFNILKPENISGYAVFRTNQATDQHLIPRSIADAKFYRTGLFRGRVIDPPRVLRGGDVILRISDGSSEIDVAIYREAGEANKVARSLAPGDLIAVGGSVKPWIKDDGESPVINAEYLKVLRLSDQYIEMPPRCPRCGSSMESMGRGKGYRCRRCGYRDPRASKIAVKLDRRISEGIYKPPPRNMKHLTKPLSRIGLEKVCKHLPPRDLLIL